Proteins from a genomic interval of Arvicola amphibius chromosome 14, mArvAmp1.2, whole genome shotgun sequence:
- the LOC119801484 gene encoding 60S acidic ribosomal protein P2-like, with product MRYVASYLLAALGSNSSPSAKDIKKILDSVGIEADDDRLNKVISELNGKNIEDVIAQGVGKLASVPAGGAVAVSAAPGSAAPAAGSAPAIAEEKKEEKKEESEESDDDMGFGLFD from the coding sequence ATGCGCTACGTCGCCTCTTATTTGCTTGCCGCCCTTGGGAGCAACTCCTCTCCTAGCGCCAAAGACATTAAGAAGATACTAGACAGCGTGGGCATCGAGGCGGACGATGACCGGCTCAACAAGGTCATCAGTGAGCTGAATGGGAAAAACATTGAGGATGTCATCGCCCAGGGTGTTGGGAAACTTGCCAGTGTGCCTGCTGGTGGAGCTGTGGCTGTTTCTGCTGCCCCTGGCTCTGCAGCTCCTGCTGCTGGTTCTGCCCCGGCTAtagcagaggagaagaaagaagagaagaaggaggagtccGAAGAGTCGGATGATGACATGGGATTTGGCTTGTTTGATTAA